In Streptomyces sp. NBC_00878, a single window of DNA contains:
- a CDS encoding Tn3 family transposase gives MTLGTAVIISALLTSWSPPPAAGARLLPAQDRPAAEQGRVLHSLRCQLNYAREGKITRRQPEQQNEQAWCLTVTTNAVICWHTEYMGLAVDELRGAGREMDSEVLAHISPARSSAVNYYGSITVDYEHELSPAR, from the coding sequence ATGACGCTTGGCACGGCGGTCATCATCAGCGCACTGCTGACCAGCTGGTCCCCTCCTCCGGCCGCCGGGGCACGGCTCCTACCGGCGCAGGATCGCCCGGCAGCTGAACAAGGGCGAGTCCTCCATTCCCTGCGCTGCCAGCTCAATTACGCCCGCGAGGGCAAGATCACCCGCCGCCAGCCCGAGCAGCAGAACGAGCAGGCGTGGTGCCTGACCGTCACGACCAATGCGGTCATCTGCTGGCACACGGAGTACATGGGCCTGGCTGTGGATGAATTGCGCGGCGCCGGCCGCGAGATGGACTCCGAGGTCCTCGCGCACATCTCCCCGGCGCGCAGCTCGGCGGTCAACTACTACGGTTCCATCACCGTCGACTACGAACACGAACTCAGCCCAGCTCGATGA
- a CDS encoding transposase: protein MVIYPAALDLPHALVEWVTMLVVTREGDRRCKLRPSQRAMVALVYLREHTTPAKIAAGFGISESTAHAYTSAVIHLLAERAPGLLKVLREADADFVLLDGTLAECDRVGDGRADYSHKHRRHGVNVQVVTDPDGRLLWLSPALPGRTHDLTAARTHRIIRICERQGVPILADLAYQGGGPWMTTGIKRRPLQELTLTEKTRNRALTSARAPVERGVARLKSWRIFRRSRCSPNRMTSIAKAVLTLERQR, encoded by the coding sequence TTGGTCATCTATCCTGCCGCACTCGACCTTCCCCATGCACTCGTGGAGTGGGTCACCATGCTCGTCGTCACCCGTGAGGGCGACCGGCGCTGCAAGCTCCGCCCGTCTCAACGCGCGATGGTGGCACTGGTGTACCTGCGCGAACACACCACGCCGGCGAAAATCGCTGCCGGGTTCGGGATCAGCGAGTCCACCGCCCACGCCTACACCAGCGCAGTCATCCACCTGCTCGCCGAACGCGCCCCGGGACTGCTGAAGGTCCTACGCGAGGCCGATGCGGACTTCGTCCTGCTAGACGGCACCCTCGCCGAGTGCGACCGGGTCGGCGACGGTCGAGCCGACTACTCCCACAAGCACCGCCGGCACGGAGTGAACGTGCAGGTGGTCACCGATCCGGACGGCCGACTGCTATGGCTCTCACCCGCACTGCCGGGCCGAACTCACGACCTGACCGCCGCCCGCACCCACCGGATCATCCGCATCTGCGAGCGCCAGGGCGTCCCCATCCTGGCCGACCTCGCCTACCAGGGCGGCGGCCCCTGGATGACCACGGGCATCAAACGCAGGCCCCTGCAAGAACTCACCCTCACCGAGAAGACCCGCAACCGGGCCCTGACCTCGGCACGGGCACCGGTCGAACGCGGCGTCGCACGCCTGAAGTCCTGGCGGATCTTCCGCAGATCCCGATGCAGCCCAAACCGCATGACGTCAATCGCGAAAGCTGTCCTCACCCTGGAGCGGCAACGCTGA